A window of Anas acuta chromosome 28, bAnaAcu1.1, whole genome shotgun sequence genomic DNA:
CAAGTACCTGGAGGAGACATCCATCCGCTACGTGACGCCCCGGGCGCACAGCGACGCGGAGCACGGCCTCGGCCACCCCCACAAATCAGGTGAGTGCCCACccgggggggatttggggatcTGGAGCTCACGGCAGCCCCCGCTCTGGTTGTGGGTTCCCCGATTTCCCCGTTAACGGGGAGCGcgctctgcccagcagcagccaccgcACAAATTACTAACGATTAATTAACCcatggctgctgcctgcctgtcccAGCAGTGCACGGGGGGGCTGCATCCCACCATGCAGGAGCCCCCACCCCATAGGAACCAGGGCTTTGTGCAGGACACGAGCAGCAGCGTTATCCCAGGGGAAACCACCCCCGCCGTGTTCCCTGCCCTGGGGTTGTGTTAAAGCTTCGGGTGTGTGAGGAGAGTCTCGGGGGGactgggaggtgctggtggggagggtgggggtcccgggcacagccctgagccgcccccctccccgtgcaGTGCCTCCCCACCACCCCGTGGTCTGCTGCTCCTCGGCGGGGCCGCAGATCTGCACCAAGAGGCCCGGCCGCGGCCGGGCCCCCCTCAGCAGCCAGCGCAAGCGGAGGAAGTCGGCGACGCCGGACCCGAAGGAGAAGCAGACCTGTGGTAAGGGgcgggggtttgggggggccgCCGGCCCCacgccggggctggggggcgcaCGGGGCCGGCGCGCTGAGTGTCCCCGCTGCCCGCAGACATCCGCCTGCGAGTCCGAGCCGAGTACTGCCAGCACGAGACGGCGCTTCAGGGCAACGTCTTCTCCAACAAGCAGGACCCCCTGGAGCGCCAGTTCGAGCGCTTCAACCAGGCCAACACCATCCTCAAGTCCCGGGACCTGGGCTCCATCATCTGTGACATAAAGTTCTCAGAGCTCACCTACCTCGACGCGTTCTGGCGCGACTACATCAACGGCTCGCTGCTGGAGGCCCTCAAGGGCGTCTTCATCACGGACTCGCTCAAGCAAGCCGTGGGCCACGAAGCCATCAAACTGCTGGTCAATGTGGACGAGGAGGACTACGAGGTCGGGCGCCAGAAACTCCTGAGGAACTTGATGCTGCAGACGGCCCCCTGACGCCCAGCGGCTGGTGGGATCCgagcttttcttctcttattttttgtttttctaaaagaaaaggaaaaaaaaagagcatttacTCCCCTTGCTGGACTCCCGCCCGCATGGGTGCGGCCGCGGGGCCCGGCGCGCTGCGAGGAGCCGGGCCGGAGCCGGGGGGAGCGGCCGGAGGCTTACGTGTTCTCACCCCTTTCCTGTCCTGTCACCttctctcttgctttgtttcctttttctcttttattttgtatccattaaaagaaaaaaaaggcaaaaacccTGCCTGGGGCGCGTCAGTGTCGGGGTGGGCGAGCTGCGAGCGTGGGGGCTCGGAAcgggagggctggggctggggggcttcGTCCCCAGGGGCCTGGCATCGAGCtctgtgcagggctggctggTGCCAGGCGGGCAGAATCCAGCCCGTTTCTCCCCAAAATGCTGCCCCACCGCCTCCCCCGTGGGTTTCTCAGGAGTCGAGCCCCCCCTcgcccaggctgccccaggacCATGTGTGCCTTCGTGCCCCCTCCTGCCGGGGCCAGGGGGAGGACCAGCACCGAGGGATGCTCCGGCCCCCTGCCCGTCCCCTCCGCCTCTCCTGTGAGCAACTGGGACAAACTGGGCCAAACTGGGCCGCGGGGGGGCCAGCCCTGTCTgttgctggcagcaggcagcgcgCTCTGCCCGCACGTGTTGGCGCGCGGCCGGCAGCGTGCCGGCCTTTGGCTGCATCCAGGCACCGCTGCCTGctgccgggggggtcccgggggagATTTTTCCAGCTCCACCCTAATTTTGTGGtttttctccccagccctgctcggCTGTAGGctgctctccccctgccccccggCAGTGCGGGCTGGGTGTGATCCCAGCCAGGGCGGGGGGCTTGTGGTTCCCCCCCTGTCACcattgtgccccccccccccccccactgctTACGGACGATTCTGGCACACCTTGGTgtaatttctgtgatttctgtattttttaaacctCACTCTAACAGTCCGATGCCCTGTGTAGCTTTCGGTTCTCTTGAAATAAACATCTACCGCAGTGcctgcctccttccttcccccactGCGCCCCcccgtgctgggggggggggctccaaAAAGCGGGGAGCACCCCCTGGCtgcagcacggggggggggggtcctgtaACACGGGGTGAGCCCTGAGTGCGTgttcctgccccagctgctgccttttgGGGCAAAAACACCCCGAAATGGAGCGGATCCAGCCTGGCTCTGGTTTCGGggtggtgccgggggggggagTTGTGATGCCGGGGGGGGGTCTCAGGGTGCTGCGGGCAGCCCCACGGTGCCGTAGAGGTCCGGCCGCCGGTGCTCCTGCACCGGGATCTCTCTGCGGACGCGCTGCAGGAACTCGAGGTCGATCTCGGCGTagcacagccccggcccctcGCCGCGCTGCGCCACCACCGTGCCCCAGGGGTCCACCACCAGCGAGTGGCCGTAGGAGGCGCGACCCTCGTGGTTCCTGCCCGTCTGCGCCGCCGCCACCACGTAGCACTGGCTCTCGATggcccgtgcccgcagcagcacctggggggggggaggcaggacGAGGTGACCACGGCTGTGCCACCTGCCCCTGAGGGGCTTTTTAAGCTCCCCCCCCGGGGCAGAGCTCACCTCCCAGTGCGCAGAGCCCGTGGTGACGGTGAAGGCCGAGGGGTAGGTGAGGATCTCGGCCCCGGCTCGGCGCAGCGCCAGCGAGATCTCGGGGAAGCGCAGGTCGTAGCAGATGGAGAGCCCGAGCTGGGGGGCGGGAGCAGGACCGGGACACAATTTAGGGACGGCAtcgggagggtgggggggggggggagcccccgggcgtgtccctgtcccccccatACCTTCCCGGCCGGCGTGCTGACCGGGGGCACGATCTCGGTGCCGCGGTTGGTGAAGCCGCTCTCCTTCATGCTGACGCGCCCCTCCAGCTCCACGTCACACAGGTGGGTCTTCCTGTAGGCGGCCGCCACGCGGCCTGGGGGCGACGAGGCACAaaattggagggggggggacacacacacacagtcgGCAGGGCCGTGCCGGGGGCTGTGTCTCACCCGCGGGGTCCAGCAGCACGTGGCAGTTGTAGATGCGCTGCGTGGCCGCCCAGTCCCGCCCGCGCTCGTGGAAGCCACCGAGGGACAGCCACACGCCACAATCCCTGCGGGGACACCCCCGGTGTCACCCCCACGGCCACCGGGGCATCACCGGGGGGGGttcctggggggggtccctacCTGGCCAGCTGCGCGTAGCGCCCCATCAGGTCCCCGTCCAGGCCCTCGGCCAGGCTGAGCGTCTGCGCCGGGTCGCGGCCGATGTAGTCGAAGCCCTCGGGGAGGAAGACGAGGCAGGCGCCGCGCCGAGCCGCCTCCCGCACCAGCGCCGAGCAGGCGGCGAAGTTGGGCTCCTTGTCGGGCGTGGAGGTGACCTGGCCCACGGCCACCAGCGGCTTCGGCCCCGCCATGGTGCCACGGCTGCGGCATGGCCGGGTCAGCCCCCAACACCGCCAC
This region includes:
- the NIT1 gene encoding deaminated glutathione amidase isoform X2; the protein is MAGPKPLVAVGQVTSTPDKEPNFAACSALVREAARRGACLVFLPEGFDYIGRDPAQTLSLAEGLDGDLMGRYAQLARDCGVWLSLGGFHERGRDWAATQRIYNCHVLLDPAGRVAAAYRKTHLCDVELEGRVSMKESGFTNRGTEIVPPVSTPAGKLGLSICYDLRFPEISLALRRAGAEILTYPSAFTVTTGSAHWEVLLRARAIESQCYVVAAAQTGRNHEGRASYGHSLVVDPWGTVVAQRGEGPGLCYAEIDLEFLQRVRREIPVQEHRRPDLYGTVGLPAAP
- the NIT1 gene encoding deaminated glutathione amidase isoform X1, with protein sequence MLRVVPRLPRPRSLCSPLPSRGTMAGPKPLVAVGQVTSTPDKEPNFAACSALVREAARRGACLVFLPEGFDYIGRDPAQTLSLAEGLDGDLMGRYAQLARDCGVWLSLGGFHERGRDWAATQRIYNCHVLLDPAGRVAAAYRKTHLCDVELEGRVSMKESGFTNRGTEIVPPVSTPAGKLGLSICYDLRFPEISLALRRAGAEILTYPSAFTVTTGSAHWEVLLRARAIESQCYVVAAAQTGRNHEGRASYGHSLVVDPWGTVVAQRGEGPGLCYAEIDLEFLQRVRREIPVQEHRRPDLYGTVGLPAAP
- the DEDD gene encoding death effector domain-containing protein, whose product is MAAFKRSRAQAWPEERGDREHGLYSLHRMFDIVGTHLTHRDVRVLSFLFVDVIDDYERGMIRSGRDFLLALERQGRCDETNFRQVLQLLRIITRHDLLPYVTLKRRRAVCPDLVDKYLEETSIRYVTPRAHSDAEHGLGHPHKSVPPHHPVVCCSSAGPQICTKRPGRGRAPLSSQRKRRKSATPDPKEKQTCDIRLRVRAEYCQHETALQGNVFSNKQDPLERQFERFNQANTILKSRDLGSIICDIKFSELTYLDAFWRDYINGSLLEALKGVFITDSLKQAVGHEAIKLLVNVDEEDYEVGRQKLLRNLMLQTAP